The following nucleotide sequence is from Bacillus horti.
CCCGTTAAATCATCTACACTAAACGGAATGGATTCACTACTGTCTATTGTCCAAATGCCTGGTGGAGTACCGGTAGCCACTGTTTCCATCGGCAAAGCTGGGGCGATCAATAGTGCTCTTCTTGCAGCTGAAATTTTGGGTATTAAATATCCACAGATTCAAAAGAAACTGAAGGAGAGAAGGGATCAGATTAAGCAGAGAGTTATAGCAGAATCCGATCTTGATGCAGAATGATGAGTCATAAGTCTATTCTTCCTCCAGCCACTATTGGAATTTTGGGAGGCGGTCAGCTTGGCCGCATGATAGCGAATGAAGCAAGAGAAATTGGGTATCGGATCATTACTCTAGACCCTACACCAGATAGTCCTTGTGGCCAGCTTGCTGATGAACAAATTTTAGGGGCATTTGATGATCTTGCTGCTGCCCAACAGCTAGCGCAAAAAGCAGATGTTATAACGTATGAATTTGAGAATATAAGTCCAGAAATAGCCAAAGAGCTAGAGCAACACAGTCATCTTCCTCAAGGCTATCAATTGCTATACACAACACAAAATAGAGTAAGGGAAAAAAGAGCAATAGAAGCTGCTGGAGTCAAGGTTGCTCCATATGCTGTCATTGAATCCTATACAGATTTAGTTCAAGCAACGAACAAGCTAGGCTATCCTTGTGTGCTGAAAACTACAGAAGGCGGATATGACGGTAAAGGGCAGCTTGTTTTGCATTCTGCTGAGGATTTGGAACTTGCCAAGCAGCTGTTAAAGGAAGCTCAAATGACCCTTATTCTAGAAGCCTTTGTCCCTTACGTTAAAGAAATTTCAGTAATTGTGGCTAGAAACGGACGTGGGGATGTTCAAACATTTCCAGTGGCTGAGAACATTCACCAAGAGAATATCCTGCATGTTTCCATCGCTCCTGCTCGAATCACGCTAGATTACCAAGATCAAGCAAGACAGTTAGCATTACAGCTTGCTCAGCATGTTGAGCTTGTGGGACTATTGGCCATTGAGATGTTTGTTCTAGAGAACGGAGAAATCTACGTCAACGAGCTAGCACCTAGACCGCATAATTCAGGACATTATACGCAGCAGGGCTGCTATACAAGTCAGTTTGAGCAGCATGTTCGTGCTGTATGTAATCTTCCTTTAGGGTCTACTGAACTTTTACATCCTACGGTGATGGTGAACATTCTAGGTGAGCATGTCGAGCCTGTAAGGGAGAAAATGGCTCATTTTGATCCAGCTATTAAGACGCATTTTTATGGTAAAAAAGAGGCTAAAGTAAAGCGTAAAATGGGGCATCTTAACGTATCTAAGGGTAGCATAGCAGATTCATTAGCAGTGGTGAACGAGCTAGGCATTTGGCCACCAATAGAATAGGTTACGATTCCAAGAAATAACAGGTTACTATAACAAGCGTTTATTTGTCATATAATCCAAATTTAAACAAGTGTTTAAATCAAAATATATATTCGATAGTGATGTAAATAATGGAGGGCAGCAGACATGATAGAACGTTATTCAAGACCACAAATGACAGCAATTTGGACAGAGGAAAACAAGTTTAAAGCTTGGCTCGAGGTTGAAATTTTAGCCTGTGAAGCATGGTCTGAGCTAGGGCATATTCCTAAAGAGGATGTAGCTTTAATTCGCCAAAAGGCAAAATTCAATGTAACTCGCATCAAAGAGATTGAGCAGGATACGCGTCATGATGTGGTGGCTTTCACAAGAGCAGTGGCCGAATCACTAGGACCAGAATCAAAATGGGTACACTATGGTCTGACTTCTACTGATGTCGTCGATACAGCGTTAGGCTATCAGCTTAAGCAAGCGAATGAGCTTCTCCTTCAGGATGTGAAGAACTTCATAGAAATTCTAAAGAGTAAAGCGATTGAGCACAAATATACGGTAATGATGGGACGTACCCATGGTGTACACGCTGAGCCTACAACATTCGGTCTAAAGCTGGCTTTATGGTACGCCGAGATGAAGCGAAATCTTGAGCGTTTAGAGCATGCGGTCAAAACAGTGGCTTTTGGTAAAATGTCTGGGGCAGTAGGAACGTTTGCTAATATTGATCCTTTTGTTGAACAGTACGTCTGCGAAAAGCTAGGCATCCAACCAGCGCCTATTTCTACACAAACTTTACAGCGTGATCGCCATGCTCAATACATGAGTACATTAGCTCTAATTGCTACGTCTCTCGATAAATTTGCTACAGAAATTCGCGGGTTACAGAAAAGTGAAACAAGAGAGGTAGAGGAAGGCTTTGGTAAGGGGCAAAAGGGATCTTCGGCTATGCCTCATAAACGTAATCCGATCGGTTCAGAAAATATCTCTGGTTTAGCTAGGGTGATTCGCGGACACATGGTATCTGCTTACGAAAACGTGCCTTTATGGCATGAAAGAGATATTTCTCATTCTTCTGTGGAACGAGTTATCTTACCAGATGCAACTATCCTTTTAGATTACATGCTGAATCGCTTTGGCAGGATTATAGAGGACTTAAGCGTATTCCCAGAGAATATGAAGCGTAACATGGAGCGTACATTCGGATTAATTTATTCTCAGCGTGTCCTTTTGACGTTAATCAATAAAGGATTAAAAAGAGAAGAAGCCTATGATTTAGTACAATCGAAAGCGATGGAGGCTTGGGAGAAGCAAACATCCTTTAAGGAGCTTATAGAGGCTGAGGAAAAAATAACGGCTACACTTTCACAGGATGAAATTAACGAGTGCTTTAACTATGAGCATCATATGAAAAATGTAGATTTGCTGTTTGAACGTGTAGGCTTGCAATAGAGCTAGTAGGATCAATTAGGGCAGCAAGAGACACATGCTTAGAATACATTCACTCGGAGGAGCGAAAAAAATCATGACAAATGAAGGACAGGCAGCGGGTTTGCAGCAAAGTCAGTCTTGCGTGGTTCAGATAGGCACAGAGCAGGTTCAGGTGAGCAAACAAGAGCAACTCTATGAAGGTAAGGCAAAGAGAATTTATAAGACAACTCATCCTGAGCTATATTGGGTGGTTTATAAGGATGATGCAACAGCGTTTAACGGAGAGAAAAAAGCTCAGGTATCCAATAAAGGAATGCTTAACAACCTCATCAGTACGATTTTTTTTGAACAGCTTGCTCAAGCTGGAGTGAAGAATCACTTCGTTCAAGCGATTTCAGATCGAGAGCAAATTGTTCGTCAGGTGAGCATTATTCCGGTAGAGGTTGTCGTACGTAATATTGCTGCAGGCAGTATGGCCAAAAGACTGGGGATCGAAGAAGGTCAGCCTTTAGCCCATCCAGTCCTTGAGTTTTATTATAAGGACGATGCCTTGGGTGATCCACTGATTAATGACGATCATGTCTATATGCTCCAGTTAGCCAATGAACAGCAGATCAGCACAATGAAGGAGCTAGCCTTACAGGTAAACAGCATTTTAGTTCCATTCTTATTAGATAAAAAGATCACACTTGTTGATTTTAAGCTTGAGTTTGGTGTGGGTCAGGACGGGAACGTCATTTTAGCGGATGAAATCTCGCCCGATACATGCCGCTTCTGGGACTCAGAAACACAAGAAAAGCTAGATAAAGATCGCTTCAGAAGAGACTTAGGTGGAGTAGAGGAAGCATATCAAGAAATCTTACAAAGACTTGGAGGACAACAGCATGTATAAAGCTATTATTCATATCACATTAAAAGAGAGTGTTTTAGATCCACAGGGAAGTGCCGTCAAGCAATCCTTGCATTCTTTAGAATACGGAGAAGTACAGGACGTACGTATCGGCAAATTTATGGAGCTAGAGCTAGACGAGCAGGATGAGCAAAA
It contains:
- the purK gene encoding 5-(carboxyamino)imidazole ribonucleotide synthase, with the translated sequence MMSHKSILPPATIGILGGGQLGRMIANEAREIGYRIITLDPTPDSPCGQLADEQILGAFDDLAAAQQLAQKADVITYEFENISPEIAKELEQHSHLPQGYQLLYTTQNRVREKRAIEAAGVKVAPYAVIESYTDLVQATNKLGYPCVLKTTEGGYDGKGQLVLHSAEDLELAKQLLKEAQMTLILEAFVPYVKEISVIVARNGRGDVQTFPVAENIHQENILHVSIAPARITLDYQDQARQLALQLAQHVELVGLLAIEMFVLENGEIYVNELAPRPHNSGHYTQQGCYTSQFEQHVRAVCNLPLGSTELLHPTVMVNILGEHVEPVREKMAHFDPAIKTHFYGKKEAKVKRKMGHLNVSKGSIADSLAVVNELGIWPPIE
- the purB gene encoding adenylosuccinate lyase, giving the protein MIERYSRPQMTAIWTEENKFKAWLEVEILACEAWSELGHIPKEDVALIRQKAKFNVTRIKEIEQDTRHDVVAFTRAVAESLGPESKWVHYGLTSTDVVDTALGYQLKQANELLLQDVKNFIEILKSKAIEHKYTVMMGRTHGVHAEPTTFGLKLALWYAEMKRNLERLEHAVKTVAFGKMSGAVGTFANIDPFVEQYVCEKLGIQPAPISTQTLQRDRHAQYMSTLALIATSLDKFATEIRGLQKSETREVEEGFGKGQKGSSAMPHKRNPIGSENISGLARVIRGHMVSAYENVPLWHERDISHSSVERVILPDATILLDYMLNRFGRIIEDLSVFPENMKRNMERTFGLIYSQRVLLTLINKGLKREEAYDLVQSKAMEAWEKQTSFKELIEAEEKITATLSQDEINECFNYEHHMKNVDLLFERVGLQ
- the purC gene encoding phosphoribosylaminoimidazolesuccinocarboxamide synthase; this translates as MSKQEQLYEGKAKRIYKTTHPELYWVVYKDDATAFNGEKKAQVSNKGMLNNLISTIFFEQLAQAGVKNHFVQAISDREQIVRQVSIIPVEVVVRNIAAGSMAKRLGIEEGQPLAHPVLEFYYKDDALGDPLINDDHVYMLQLANEQQISTMKELALQVNSILVPFLLDKKITLVDFKLEFGVGQDGNVILADEISPDTCRFWDSETQEKLDKDRFRRDLGGVEEAYQEILQRLGGQQHV
- the purS gene encoding phosphoribosylformylglycinamidine synthase subunit PurS is translated as MYKAIIHITLKESVLDPQGSAVKQSLHSLEYGEVQDVRIGKFMELELDEQDEQKAQARVTEMCEKLLANTVIEDYTFKLEKK